The following coding sequences are from one Primulina eburnea isolate SZY01 chromosome 15, ASM2296580v1, whole genome shotgun sequence window:
- the LOC140814047 gene encoding putative zinc transporter At3g08650 translates to MSLGVKPILSLFLFVAMLSYSVIAENEKGTSETLATAPRRNAGVGVIDGSGAEHIFNVESTGRERGERWQGGNKVSVSTVTFLTLAMAAATGLGAVPFFFVELDSQWAGICNGMAAGVMLAASFDLIQEGQDHGSGSWVVIGIFAGGIFIWLCKKFLEQYGEVSMLDIKGAEATKIILVVGIMTLHSFGEGSGVGVSFAGSKGLYQGILVTMAIAVHNIPEGLAVSMVLASRGVSPQNAMLWSVITSLPQPLVAVPSFICADAFNKFLPFATGFAAGCMIWMVITEILPEGFKETSPSQVASAATLSVAFMEALSVVFDNFSHNYNPEDASGLLVSLLFGLGPLLGGIALVAFALAFHLQHAVLTGVASGIAFVLGAWRPLQLLLSSKMGLFPLLFLLTAGSIFAHMVISSAMKLGSRKKTSANTITDITGFSISAPTLQSFVSCLAIALHALSEGLALGVAAPKAYGLGRHMVLPVSLHGFPRGAAVASCIFGATDSWHGSLLSAALIGFVGPLSAIVAILAGIDYRGLDHGMIFACGALFPCFWIVVKRAINLDRRKSFFGVVIGIFFASLCLTCTKLVCLHTPYCNSAPEAVR, encoded by the exons ATGAGTTTAGGAGTTAAGCCAAttctttctctttttctctTTGTAGCTATGTTAAGTTATAGTGTAATAGCAGAAAATGAGAAAGGAACTTCAGAAACATTAGCAACTGCTCCACGAAGGAATGCAGGGGTTGGTGTGATAGATGGCTCGGGCGCAGAGCACATCTTTAATGTTGAAAGCACTGGTAGAGAAAGAGGTGAACGGTGGCAGGGTGGGAATAAAGTTTCAGTGTCAACAGTTACATTTTTAACGCTGGCAATGGCTGCTGCTACTGGTTTAGGTGCTGTCCCGTTTTTCTTTGTGGAGCTTGATTCTCAATGGGCTGGAATATGCAATGGAATGGCTGCAGGAGTGATGTTGGCTGCTAGCTTTGACCTAATACAGGAAGGGCAGGACCATGGAAGCGGCAGTTGGGTTGTTATTGGCATTTTCGCTGGTGGCATTTTCATATGGCTTTGCAAGAAG TTCCTTGAGCAATATGGTGAAGTAAGCATGCTGGACATAAAAGGAGCAGAAGCTACTAAAATCATTCTAGTTGTTGGTATCATGACTCTTCATTCTTTTGGGGAGGGATCTGGTGTTGGAGTATCCTTCGCTGGCTCCAAGGGTTTATATCAGGGGATATTGGTGACGATGGCCATTGCTGTGCACAATATACCCGAGGGATTGGCTGTTAGTATGGTGCTTGCATCGAGAGGAGTATCTCCACAGAATGCCATGTTATGGAGTGTGATTACGTCGCTGCCACAG CCTCTTGTAGCGGTTCCATCATTTATTTGTGCCGATGCATTCAATAAGTTCCTGCCATTTGCTACCGGATTTGCTGCTGGGTGTATGATTTGGATGGTTATCACTGAGATTCTTCCAGAGGGATTCAAG GAAACTTCCCCATCTCAAGTTGCATCAGCTGCTACACTTTCCGTAGCTTTTATGGAAGCTCTGAGTGTCGTGTTTGATAATTTCAGCCACAATTACAA CCCAGAGGATGCTTCTGGTCTCTTAGTTTCCTTACTTTTTGGCCTGGGTCCATTGCTTGGTGGCATTGCTCTTGTTGCATTTGCTCTTGCTTTCCACCTTCAGCATGCTGTCCTCACTGGTGTGGCCTCTGGCATCGCCTTTGTCCTTGGTGCTTGGCGACCACTTCAACTACTCCTATCTTCAAAAATGGGCCTTTTTCCACTATTGTTTCTTCTCACAGCAGGATCGATATTTGCCCACATGGTCATATCTAGTGCTATGAAGCTTGGAAGTCGCaaaaagacatcagcaaatacGATAACTGATATAACTGGATTTTCGATTAGTGCGCCCACACTTCAATCATTTGTGTCTTGTTTGGCAATAGCCCTCCATGCTCTTTCTGAGGGGTTGGCATTGGGAGTGGCTGCACCCAAAGCATATGGGCTCGGAAGGCACATGGTTCTTCCCGTGTCCCTCCATGGATTTCCTCGTGGTGCAGCAGTCGCTAGTTGCATTTTTGGTGCAACTGACAGTTGGCATGGATCCCTTTTATCAGCTGCACTTATCGGATTCGTGGGCCCATTATCGGCTATAGTAGCAATACTTGCTGGAATCGACTATAGGGGTCTAGATCATGGTATGATATTCGCGTGTGGCGCACTTTTCCCCTGTTTTTGGATCGTTGTTAAGAGAGCGATTAATTTGGATAGACGGAAGAGTTTTTTTGGTGTTGTAATCGGTATATTCTTTGCAAGTTTGTGTCTAACATGCACAAAATTAGTATGTTTGCATACACCTTACTGCAATTCTGCGCCGGAAGCAGTCAGGTGA
- the LOC140814048 gene encoding cytochrome b5 domain-containing protein RLF: MADSDDFTFCQVEKPVDGVEEQHVATGIGGICMDDKNANGNLDSGSIWKVGVSSQKTVGTLTFNVIDASTQKITNEHPKLDAKEVAGSSSKAPLEQKTLVKKPMPRKKVPYEIGYSPLDWLKLSRTHPDLAGLNGQSNRRLITMDEVKQHKSEGSMWTALKGRVYNIGPYMKFHPGGEDMLKKAVGRNSTLLFNKHHAWVNAEVLLEKCLVGILDESK, from the exons ATGGCTGATTCGGATGATTTCACCTTTTGTCAA GTTGAGAAGCCTGTAGATGGTGTTGAAGAACAGCATGTGGCCACGGGTATTGGTGGAATTTGTATGGATGATAAAAATGCTAATGGTAATTTGGATAGTGGTAGTATATGGAAAGTTGGTGTTTCTTCTCAGAAAACTGTTGGCACGTTGACGTTTAATGTCATTGATGCATCCACTCAGAAAATAACGAATGAACATCCCAAATTGGATGCAAAAGAGGTTGCTGGAAGTTCAAGTAAGGCACCGCTGGAACAGAAAACTCTTGTGAAGAAGCCTATGCCCCGAAAAAAGGTTCCTTACGAGATAGGGTATAGCCCACTGGACTGGCTTAAGCTCTCAAGAACACATCCTGACCTGGCAG GATTGAATGGACAATCAAATAGAAGACTTATAACTATGGATGAAGTTAAACAACACAAATCTGAGGGCTCCATGTGGACTGCTCTTAAAGGCCGTGTCTATAATATTGGACCATACATGAAGTTTCATCCTGGAG GTGAGGACATGCTGAAGAAGGCTGTTGGGAGAAACAGCACATTGTTATTTA ATAAACACCATGCTTGGGTTAATGCCGAAGTTTTATTGGAGAAATGTCTCGTGGGCATTTTAGACGAGAGCAAGTAG
- the LOC140814085 gene encoding dolichol-phosphate mannose synthase subunit 2 — MELADRALGLLLSVISLSIFTYYTFWVIILPFVETDHFVHKYFLPQEYAILIPVFAGVTLVCFLAMFIGYVMLKSKKKKA, encoded by the exons ATGGAACTAGCAGACAGAGCCCTTGGCTTGCTTTTATCAGTCATCAGCCTATCCATATTTACCTATTATACCTTCTGGGTCATCATCCTG CCATTTGTTGAAACAGACCATTTTGTGCACAAGTACTTTCTACCCCAGGAATATGCAATTCTCATTCCGGTCTTCGCAGGTGTAACGCTCGTATGTTTCCTCGCAATGTTTATTGGATATGTGATGCTCAAGTCTAAAAAGAAGAAGGCATGA